A part of Variovorax sp. HW608 genomic DNA contains:
- a CDS encoding TniQ family protein: MGKTTALAEASKRVELTCGGTKRATLVLALLPAPTKLSMTIAKVHDRSWKAMRDFLKLGVHEDPDFWWPWKRSPTSHLLATPSEQLAELFSWSGSYVAQARPPGIVMGDVQHPFFRLCWKCVAEAHVVHYRAEFRFTFLRFCPRHQVELVTPDCWLLEDVGDGWSDIAHGRSAPTAPPTSPQQLARWEFERRMCRLLKFGYERHPQYGVVPAQAIISQQRYRLAHGL, translated from the coding sequence ATGGGCAAGACCACAGCCTTGGCCGAGGCCTCCAAGCGGGTGGAACTTACCTGCGGGGGGACCAAACGTGCCACGCTCGTCCTTGCGTTGTTGCCGGCCCCCACCAAGCTGTCTATGACGATTGCCAAGGTGCACGATCGTTCATGGAAAGCCATGCGCGATTTTTTGAAGCTAGGCGTCCACGAGGACCCGGACTTCTGGTGGCCGTGGAAAAGAAGTCCGACCTCGCATCTCCTAGCAACGCCATCGGAGCAGCTCGCCGAGCTGTTCTCTTGGAGTGGCAGCTATGTCGCTCAAGCTCGACCTCCCGGCATCGTGATGGGTGATGTTCAACACCCGTTCTTCAGGTTGTGCTGGAAATGCGTGGCGGAAGCGCACGTCGTGCACTACCGCGCCGAGTTCAGGTTCACTTTCTTGCGCTTCTGTCCTCGACATCAGGTCGAGTTGGTGACCCCTGACTGCTGGCTGCTGGAGGACGTTGGCGATGGCTGGAGCGACATCGCACATGGGCGCAGTGCGCCGACTGCGCCACCCACCTCTCCGCAGCAGCTCGCTCGCTGGGAGTTTGAAAGGAGGATGTGTCGCCTTCTCAAGTTTGGATATGAACGCCACCCTCAGTACGGGGTCGTGCCGGCTCAAGCGATTATTTCGCAGCAACGATATCGCCTTGCGCACGGTCTTTAG